The Anopheles merus strain MAF unplaced genomic scaffold, AmerM5.1 LNR4000649, whole genome shotgun sequence genome segment gtctgtccaCGGTTGGGCTGGTGGGGTTTTCCTGGGACGGGCGAGAGCACAGCAGTAGCGAGTGTTCGATGTAACGTGTTCCTTTTCGCATACTAACGCAGCTGGTGGGGTTTTCTAGGGGATGTCGGGGATAGGCGGGATGATCGGTCAAGGGATAGGGATCGGTGGTAATGTCGGCGGCATGACCGgcatgcaacagcagcagcagcagcagcaaacaccgatgcagcagcagatgcagCAACCGATGCAGCAACAGATGCGTAacaaccagcagcaacagcaaccgaTGATGCAACAGTCccacctgcagcagcagcagcaacagaaccCGATgatgcaacagcaacaaccgaCCCCGACCACGACCGCCTCGTCCGGTGGGGTGTTTTCCAACGCGTCCAACCTACTGTCCGGTGCGGCCAGTGCTGCCACCGGCGGGCTGTTCGGCAAGAAACCCGCCgccacccagcagcagcagccgatgcagcagcaacagcagcagcaatcgtcCGGTCCATTCGGTGGCTTCGGcatgggtggtggtggccaacagcagcagcaaccgatgcagcaacagcagcagcagcccggtgGCCAGCcgggtcagcagcagcagcagcagcagcccggcgGCCCGAATATCATGGGCAAGATCCAGGAGATGGCAGCACCGGGCGGTGATATCCTGTCCAAAGGCAAGGAGctaatatttatgaaattcgGTCTCGGCGGTAAATAACCCCAGGCGTTTGATTATGATTATTGTTATGGTTATTATCCTAATTGTAACTATCGTTCCGAGCCGCGAGCAACCGTTCGATTCCGCGTCCGGCTCGTTATTCGGCTTCACAACTAGAGAAATGCGCGGCCGTGGAGAACTTTCACGAACCAAGaggacagaagaaaaaaaaaaaaaaaaaaaacatgtacactcactcacacacacacacatacacacacctgGAGTTGGCGTGATATCAAAACAAGTAAAAACAGCAAGATAGAAGAAaatacagaagaaaaaaaaaaacaaacggcgGTGAccacaaccaaacaaacaaacaaacaatcaatcaatcatacATTTGCGCTAACTTTCACCAACGCTTTATTGTTGTTCCTTGCTATTCAAGCCTATTTGCGCTTAGTGTGAATCCTAGTATAATACGGGATTCACTAGAGAATGATGGAGACGTGACCCTcccaaaatcaacaaaaaaaagcaaacccaaaccacacacacataagcacACTTTGctaaaattaaaaagcaaGCAGGAAAACAATCGAACTCTCCCCCTACTCTCTATATCTCTTTCtaactctctctatctctcacaCTTTCTCAACTCTCTTTGGCTCTCGCTCTCGCACTAAAGTTCActactttcttcttcttcgattGTATTTGAACCTTTCAAGAACGAcaataggaacaaaaaaatggcaaccatCCCCCGTTTAAATAGTAGCTAGTGAGATTAActaaccgcaggactccacacagcataacacggagcgcaacataacaactgacagctgccaaacgcttggGAAAGGAGGTAAAGCGTTTCATTAACTGTCGGTCATCGCAGTAGTTGGTAGCATTTCAACGAGAAATGAGCGGCCTGctaaggatattcaaaacataGTACCGGCAAtaaagcgttttctgaagcgtttggcagctgtcagttgttatgttgcgctccgtgttatgctgtgtggagtcctgcggtaaaGCAACCCGAACACAGCATATAACAACAATATGAATAGCATTTCGCAGGTAATAACAGCTGACCGAATCAATAGCAACTAGACCGAATTTTGCAAACTAATGAGTGTAGCAACTAGTACTGGCGTAGggtgtttctttccttttttctcactctttctctgtctctctctctctctctctctctctcttctattACGAATGGGGCGATGGGAGAGGCGCTTGAGGACtaaagaaacaattttcaacattttccacAATAACAGAGAAATAGCTGAAAATAACAAGAACATACCTGCAGCACATGTAGATCGCATCccagtgtttgtgtttttttgtggcaGTGGTCCGAAAACGAATCGATAACTAGGCGCCTCCATCACTGGTAAACGGGATGGAAATGTACATAGGAAGTTATAGTTAAATACCGCATTGGATAGGAGATGGCAAAAAACCCGTCAAAAGGTAACAATGCTTGGGAATGCTTTTTCACCTGCCAGCGCTTATGCTTCTTGAGAGCGAAGCAGTGTTCAAATGGCAAGTTCTATTATAGCCTGCTTCACTACAGCTATGTAGGTTTgtgtctgttttgtttgtaatgCCGCTTCCGGTTTCCCACACTGACAAACAAGCAGCAAATGGGCAACAGAGTAATAAGTGTAGGACATAGGGATTAGTAGCTAATAAATAGCGTTACCGCTGCAAATTCACGCACACAGGCCAGGTCAGGTTGACAACACAGCAGAATGTAAGGTTTGCACCTCTGTTATCCGTGTTGAAAGGATCCACGTACTATGGGTTTCATTTTCCCCGTGCGCTAGCAAAGTATGTTTCCACGTTACTAGCAAGCGTTTGTAGAAGAGTGAACCGATTGTTTCTGTTATTGCCTTTccgtgtgtgtcttttttctcctgttgttgttgttgctgtgtctgtgtgtttgtgtgcgcgcatGTCTGGTTTTTGTCTATACGCATTTCTAATGCGCAACTGTTGCCGCTTAAAATACACAATTTCCCAACCCACACCTGACGGTCGGTTATAACGTCGTcgttgttgcttcttttttcgtttgttagtACTTAACATTGGTTTCACCTTAAGCTGGCTTTACTGAAAGTGCTTTCTTACTGCAAGGAGAGTATGCGTGCATGCGCGCgcgtatgtatgtgtgagtgtgtgtgtgtgtgtgtttgtggtgttaATCGTACGTTACGAGGTGTTACACAATCACAAATAAATAAGTGAGAGCAAAGAGTAAAGGGAAAATATAGGGTATACATAATGGTACACTTAATCTTATTGGAGCATATTTGCAACAAGATGCTGGATCTGGAGGATGGATTAAACTTTAGCTAATcgttatcaaaacaaaacaaaacaaacaaacaaacaaaaaaactaagtaaaaacaaaaaccaaaaaacattaaacacacGTTTCTTCGTCAAACAAAGTATTCTATTTGTTATTCtagctaaaacaaaacaatacaaacacaaaTGCAGTATGCTTATGGTTGACCAACATCGAAGCAGAGTTGGACCCTGCTGGGTCATACCGGTCATCATTGGTGTAGCATACTGGTACACGTGCAACTCTTCCTCGTTGGgagattgaaaacaaaacagacacTTCTACACCGACATTCGCCACAAACACTGAGATTACACGCCCAGGAACAAACCAAGGACGACGGTAAGCTCAATTCGTGAAACATAATGCAGGTGTGCCCAGGGTGGAATAtcttgttgtgtgttgttgaaGAATAAGAAACAGAattaacaaataattatttaaatagcATTTACACCGACACGCATACATGTTGCAAAGCGTAAAACAATAAGCGTGAACAAAATGTACGTGAATGGagaataaagaagaaaaaaaagtgttgcATTACGTTGAAACATGGGTTGCAGCTGCAACGTGCGACCCGTGTTTAGAGTAGGACAAAGTAAAGCGAACAAAACAATGGTCGCTGGAAAAGGAAAGAGAATATTGGAAGCTATAAAACAAGGTGATATTTACATTTAGATGCGATCGTAACCCATATCATTACCTTCTTTCCAAACCCTCTCTCCTTCTCATCCTTCTCCCTCCTCAGGAGCATATACATGTATTACACAGGCACACCTTCACACCTacacaccagcacacacacacagatacacacactcactcaagCACACATTGGATACATCAGCTGGGAAGTGAGAGACGGAAAGGATAGCAAACATTGTTGTTGGAGACCATATCGTGCTATAGTTTGGCCCCATTTCACACGTGCTAATTGTAGCGTCCTGTATGCGGCATTCGGTTAAAGTATGGGATGAACGAAGCGATAGGagagaaaataataaacaagcaaacacacaataaTTACCAAGTTCTGCATTCCATAtacgaaaaatggaaaaggaaaactGGGCAAGAAATATCTAGAGAGAATTAGAACACGAGAAAGCTTCAAAAGTAAAATTACAATCTAAActtaaaacaaacacttgCGCCACCTTCACCGTCATGCTTCTCTTAAGTACAGTTTCACGTAATGTCTAGCTACAGCGGAGAAAATAGTAATGCGTTAAGCCAGCAACACAAAAGATAAACTAAGTTAAACGATAAATTATGGCAAAAAGAAATTATCAAACAATACCAATGAGAAGATCAAGCGCGCGGTAGAAAGACAGAAGCGGAAGAAGAGAAGAGCtaaaagaaatattcaaaCGATACGCAATGCGTGAATCAAATCGCAAAGTAGTTTAGtgttatgtaaaaaaaaaaataaaaacaaacaaacaaatagatCTAACGCTATCacgacagacacacacagcaacacaccgTATGGATGagcaaatacaaaacaaagaaacactgtaaacaaataaaaacaaaacccatgcATTTGCACGAACAGCAGGTTAGGCAGGTAAACAAAGTTAAGTAAATGTATTTAATAAGCGCGTCTGTAGCACAATATTTAACTTTACTGTAACGGAACAGGAAAGCAGGAGGTAAGCAGTTCGCCTAAGGTGGGTAGAAAAGCTAACAGTGAAAGAAAATCAAAGCTGAAACGGAAGTCGCTACGATGTTACAATATAGATCGTTAATGTTAGCATGTGTCCAGGGGTAGGCGAAGGATGCGTTACGATTATCTGGGTACAGCTATCGCAATCACTATCCACGAAAAAAGAAAGCGCTACAATCATGCAAATGTAGCATGAAACAGATATGCAATGCTGTTTATTCTGGGATGAAATGAAGGTTGCGTGTTCGAAACGGATCACGATGTCACGCTCGTGTGTTGTTACTTACTTCAATTGCAATGCGTGCAATCTTCTGGCACTGCGTGAGACGCAGTACGTTCCTGTGCGTTAATCTCTCGTTAGTCTCTTGCGCTGTTTTCGTCCCTGTTCTGCTTTCGTCTTTGCTGAATCTAAAAATTGGACAATTCAATCGGAATCTATTGCACACGTTTTGAGGAAGCGCAACGCAAACATGAGCATTATAATTCGGGTAAAGGCATAACGCGAAAAGAGTTGTATTTATCTCAAacaacatttatcaacagagAAGAACAGCCCAGTGAAGAATTGAAAGTTatggaataattaaacaaataaaaggaTAAACATGTGGACTGTAGAGAATGCGAACGGAACCACGCGTGAAGCACATACCATACCAAGCAGAAATAAAAACCATTCGTTTGTAAGTGAAGCGATACTTAAACAAGCGCAATGAAAGATATCTTGTGAAAACTACTGCTTGCAACAAATTGAACTAGAAAgaaattgtttgaatttaATACATCTGGCGGCAAAGGTGAAGTAGGATCGGCAACAGCTGGAGCAGCATCGGCAGCATCAAAATATACATATAATTGAAAACTagtagcacacacaaacacacacgaagcTATCGTGAGTAAACTGTAAATATGATGTTTACGTAAAAGTAATGCGAAAGTCTCACATTTGCAACCGCCATTCGGATGGATGTTTAGCGGCATTCGTCAGAGCTCTAGCATACGTTGCACACCACGCGGTGATCATGGTAGCAGCAAGATCAGCAGAAACAATAATTCAAACTACTAATGACCCTTTTCCCCAGCAGTACCAGTCTGATAAGCTTATAGGATAACAATAATATCAATCCATTAATAACAgccaaaacagcaaacaatgaCGAGGTTGAGATTGTTCGAAAGATCCTCTTCAACTGCTGCAAACCCCTAGAGGTAGGCTAGTAAGGGTAAGGCTgtataaaagaaaagaaaagaaacaaaaaatgcgaACCCAATGCAGAAAAGATTCGAAACCCGTCGATCAAAATGATATATTATTAGGTGAcgagtatgtgtgtttgtgtgtacagAATACAGGAGCTGAGGTGCACCCGAGGAAAAAGCCATTCTGTTGCGGCACGAGTTCAAGCG includes the following:
- the LOC121602833 gene encoding nuclear transcription factor Y subunit beta-like, giving the protein MQQQMQQPMQQQMRNNQQQQQPMMQQSHLQQQQQQNPMMQQQQPTPTTTASSGGVFSNASNLLSGAASAATGGLFGKKPAATQQQQPMQQQQQQQSSGPFGGFGMGLILGPPYPK